The Sorangiineae bacterium MSr11954 DNA segment CCCTACGAGGACGTCTCGTCCTGGCGCTTTGGCGACTTCGTCTTCTCCTGGAACTACGACATGTTCGCCGACGGCTCCAAGGCGCGGCGCTTCGGCTTCCACGAGCACGTGGAGACCGAAGCCATGTTCTTCCAAATCTTCGAAGATTTCCGGCGCCGCAAGGTCATCCCCAAATCGGCCAGTCGCTTACCCGTCCGGAGAGGCCCCGACCTGTAGCGCTGCTTTCCTACCCCATCGAATCAGGAAAAACGCAGCACCAGGCCGGCGATCCTATTTCGTTCTGAACGATTTCCGTTCGCCCCGACCTGTAGCGCCGCCTTCCTACCCCATCGATCAGCGCGCAGCGCCGGGACGGCAACCCATATTTCGTTCTGAACGATTCCGTTCGCTCCGACCTGTAGCGCCGCTTTTCCTACCCCATCGAATCGGCAGGAACGCAGCGCCAGCCGGGCGCGATCCCTATTTCGTTCTGAACGATTCCGTTCGCTCCGACCTGTAGCGCCGCTTTTCCTACCCCATCGAATCGGCAGGAACGCAGCGCCAGGCGGGCGCGATCCGTATTTCGTTCTGAACGATTCCGTTCGCTCCGACCTGTAGCGCCGCTTTCCTACCCCCATCACGTCAGAGGAACACAGCGCCAGACCGGCGCGATCCCTATTTCGTTCTGAACGACTCCGTTCCCTCCGACCTGTAGCGCCGCTTTCCTACCCCCATCACGTCAGAGGAACACAGCGCCAGACCGGCGCGATCCGTATTTCGTTCTGAACGATTTCCGTTCGCCCCGACCTGTAGCGCCGCCTTCCTCCCCATCGAATCGGCAGGAACGCAGCGCCAGGCAGGCGCGATCCGTATTTCGTTCTGAACGATTTCCGTTCCGGGTGAGCGGTATTCCCGATCGTCAGGGACCGACGAAGATTTTAGACACGATGAATGGAAGCTTGAACGTGGTCTCCGTGACCGCGTCATTGGTCAGCGGCGTGCGCTCCTGCTGATTCGATACCACGACCAGCGGCGATATGCCCGCTATCGGCGGCAGGAACCCGAGCGAAGATGGGAAATCGAAGAGCTCTGGATCGTCGGCGACCACCTGCTTGCGCCCCGTTTCGACGTCGATGCGAATGACGCGCAGCTTCAACGGGTCGGCCGCGTAAAGCCACCGATCGAACCGGTTGTACGGGTTGAAGGTGAAGTCGAGCAGCTCCTCGACCTGAAGATTCGGAGCGGTCGGCGCGACGAGTCGAATATCACCCGCCCGCTGGTACGGCGGCCGCCCATCCCGCAAAATCCGAAGCGGGAATGAATATAGACCACGCGCGCACGTCGAGTGATAGTACACGGTGCCATCGCGGACCGCGAGCGGCGCCACCCCCGGCATGGTCGACCCGGAGAAGAGGAATGGGTATCCATTGACCTCGATCTTCGGCATGGTCGGGCAGTACGCGAGCTTGGCAATGCGATCCGGACGGTCGAATGTCCTCGGTACGATCCCCGGAACGATCGAACCATCGCGCTCCACCACCCAGATGCTGCCTAGAATCGAGTCAGACAAAAGGTAGCGGCCATCGTCGAGACGAACGAAATCTTCGGCAAAACCCACCAAGACGCTCGTGAACCGAATGTCCCGAATGCGCGTCGCGGTAAAGTTGTGGTGCCGATCGACGCGGTAGGTAAACTCGTGAAGGGTCGGCTTCGTCGGCTCGAAAGGATCCGGTCGGGGAAGCCCTCCCGCCGCGAGCACCGTAATTCGGCCTTCGCCGAGCGAATGCATGATGAACGGAATCGAGAAGCCCTCCGGAGGCGGAGGCAGCTCGCCCAGCTTCTCCCCGGTGAACCGGGAGAGCGCGACGATTTTACCCTCGAGCGGCTGGCCGACGAAGACGACCTCTTTTCCTCCGGCAACCCCCGCGATCAGCTTGTCCGAATGTGCATAGTCGACAGCGATACCGACCGCCCTCTCGTCCGTACCTCGTGACGCGAGAGACGCCGATGTCGATGGCTGCTCTGTACTCCCCGATGTCGGGTTGTCAGACGCTTCACCGCACGCGGATAGCATCCAACCCACGAACGACAGTGCGACCCACTTGGATGGCATCATAGCTAGCTAAGCCTCCCCCTTAAACTGGAATGCTAGGTCCACAATGTATTTGGTCCAGATGTCGTAATAACTATTTGAATTTTTCCAGCAGTGCGTTGGTGCGCCTACTACACCAAGGTCGTCGAAGCTCTAGCAGAGAGGAATGTGTCCCGCGCGCGCCCTTCACGCCTTCGAAGCGGCGTACGCCACGGTGCCCGAAACCGACCAATCTCGTGCGCCGAAAAAAATTTGCCCGTTTTCGCTCGGACGGGTGTTGCTTTCTGACATTTTGGACGAAGACTATAAACTTATCAAGAGTTACGGCGTATACATGTTATGACGATGATCGTTTACGTTGATCGCTATTCGCGGTGCGAGATAGATGCGCATTGCACACGACGCGATCTCCCATTCCGCGATCCTCCATTCTGTATCGGCACCTGCTCCGGCATCTGCACCAGCATCCGTACCAGCACCTGCATCACGCGGTACCGCCCGCGACGCGGAGAGCCACCCTAAAACGTCGGCCCACCGCAAGCAGCGGTCCTCTGATCCGAACGTCGGCCGCCGCAAGCGACGGTCCTCCGGTCCGAACCCGCCGTCGCAAGCGGTCGTTCGAACGTCGGCTCGAGCCTGTTCGAGGCTGTCCAAGGCCGTTCGAGCCTGTTCTTACCTGTCATACCCGACGGGTCTGACCGAGTCTGAACCGAAAGTCAGCTCGCGAGGTCACGTAAGACGCGGCTGCATTTTCTTTGCGAGGTCGAGTTGGCTCCGGACATCTTCGGTGAAGGCGAGGATCTTCTCGCTCGGACCGACGGCAACGTAGTTGCGCATCCATTTGAGGGCAGACGTGACGTCCGAAAAGAATGCAGCTTCCACCTTGCGTGAAAACAGCAAGAGCATCCCGGAGAGAACGCTGCGGGTAATCGCTGCCTTGAAGCCCTCACCTTCGATCACGGCGGCGGTGCATCGCAGATGGTTTCCCTGCCCCACGACCATTTCGATCGACGCTCGCCGCAAGGTCTCGTCCGGAGGCTTCGCGGATGGCTCGATGATGCACAAGAAGCCGACGCCCTCGGGCTGACTCCGCGCAATGTGTGCGAGTCCGGCTTTCTGCCGTTCGAAGCGAGCGTGCGTGACGTCTCCCCTCCAGATGACCACACACAGGCGCCCCAGTTGTGCCACAGCGAGACCGTCATCCACGTAGAGGATTTGTCCCTCATCGGCTCGTTGTTGAAACGCGCTGGTCATGCCTCACCAAATTGTAGAGAGAATCACGAATGCTCTTAGAGCATTGTTTCTGCCGTGTCCGAGGGAAATTATGACAGGGTACGCGCCGACGCATGTTATCCCGCAAATCGAACGCGTCCTAGCAGATACCGAGAGGGCCGGGCTCATCATGCAGACGGCGGACGACGCCGCATACGCCGGCCGACACGTTCAGGTCGATGGCGTGGAGCTCCTCAATTTTGGCGGCTGCAGCTATCTCGGGCTCGAGCAGCGGACCGAGCTGAGAGACGGCGCGATCGCAGCCATTCGCCGCTATGGCACGCAGTTTTCGTTCTCGCGAGCGTACGTCCAGTCGCCTCTCTACCAGCAACTCGAAGCAGCGCTCGATGCGATGACCGGAGGCTTTGCGCTGGTCGCTCCATCCACGACATTGGCCCATATCGCCGCCCTGCCCGTCCTCGTCCAACCTGGCGATGCCGTGCTCGTGGATCTGCTCACCCACGCGAGCGTACACGTCGCGAGCGGATTGCTCGGATCGACGCCCGTTACGTCCGTACCGCACAATGACATCGATCGACTGGACCACAAGATTGCACGGCTCGCGAACAAGTATCGCCGCATCTGGCTGCTGCTGGATGGGCTCTATTCGATGCATGGCGATTTCGCACCGCTCGAGCCTCTTCGCGCGCTGATGCAGAAGCATCCCGCGCTTCATCTGTATATGGACGACGCGCACGCAACGTCGTGGCTCGGAAAACATGGGCGCGGTTGGGTGCTCGACAACCTCTCCGAGCGAGACCGGGTGGTGGTCGCGCTCTCCTTGAACAAGGCATTCTCCGCCGGGGGGAGCGCATTGATCCTTCCAACGGCGCAAGCGCGTGCGACCGTGCGCCGCTGCGGGGGGCCCATGCTGTTCTCCGGTCCCGTGCCGCCGCCGATGCTGGGGGCCGCCGTCGCCTCCGCAGAACTGCACCTTCGCCCCGAATTTTCGGACCTTCAGCGCGACGTGATGGAGCGCATCGACCTGGTGCTCGCGCTCGCCGAGCAGCTCGGGGTTCACTTCGTGACCGAGGAGCGGAGCCCCATCTTCTTCGTCCATTGCGGCCATCTCGGCGCGATGGTTCACCTCACCCGAGCGCTGCGGACGCGAGGGATCTATGTAAGCCCCTGTCCGTTCCCCTCGGTACCTACGGGGCAAGAGGGGATCCGATTCACGGTTTCGCGACACAACACGGAGGAGGACATCCGCTACCTCATGGAGGCGCTGTCCATCGAGAATCGAAAGCTCCACGAGGGGCAGGAGAGCGGCACGATCGCCATCGAGCACGGGCTCCCGCCCGATCCTATCGAGACGCCAGTTGCGTCCTGACGTCTTCGATGAAGGCCGCGGCCTTCTCGGTCGAGTCGATCGGGATATGGCTGCCCATCCATTCCACCGCGCTCGGGACATCGGCAAACGGCGTGGCCGGCGTACGGTGCACGAACAAGGTCG contains these protein-coding regions:
- a CDS encoding aminotransferase class I/II-fold pyridoxal phosphate-dependent enzyme produces the protein MQTADDAAYAGRHVQVDGVELLNFGGCSYLGLEQRTELRDGAIAAIRRYGTQFSFSRAYVQSPLYQQLEAALDAMTGGFALVAPSTTLAHIAALPVLVQPGDAVLVDLLTHASVHVASGLLGSTPVTSVPHNDIDRLDHKIARLANKYRRIWLLLDGLYSMHGDFAPLEPLRALMQKHPALHLYMDDAHATSWLGKHGRGWVLDNLSERDRVVVALSLNKAFSAGGSALILPTAQARATVRRCGGPMLFSGPVPPPMLGAAVASAELHLRPEFSDLQRDVMERIDLVLALAEQLGVHFVTEERSPIFFVHCGHLGAMVHLTRALRTRGIYVSPCPFPSVPTGQEGIRFTVSRHNTEEDIRYLMEALSIENRKLHEGQESGTIAIEHGLPPDPIETPVAS